A region of Tigriopus californicus strain San Diego chromosome 7, Tcal_SD_v2.1, whole genome shotgun sequence DNA encodes the following proteins:
- the LOC131883646 gene encoding lachesin-like gives MTQSRPKFEVIASLFALSLFLGVQCSPVPNEADYEEEEMVSTDNPDFISTSSIQTVAVGRRLKLVCQVNDLGELPLIWMKGGNEMLTVGSKMITKDTRFQFRKLDGNTGMTLTLEPVEKADATNYTCTIAINPPKAIQFDVQVVDPSELTNEITEAEPETDPSESKFEDHSETVTDKGGAAIVTSCALTLAIGLIMALMGRY, from the coding sequence ATGAcacaatcaaggccaaagttCGAGGTGATTGCATCCCTCTTCGCACTGTCCCTGTTTTTGGGTGTTCAATGTAGTCCGGTTCCCAATGAGGCCGATTACGAAGAGGAAGAGATGGTCTCGACTGATAATCCGGATTTCATCAGCACGTCTTCCATCCAGACGGTAGCCGTAGGACGAAGGCTCAAGTTGGTTTGCCAAGTCAACGACTTGGGAGAACTTCCCCTCATCTGGATGAAGGGTGGCAATGAGATGCTCACCGTAGGATCAAAAATGATCACCAAAGACACGCGATTCCAGTTTCGGAAGCTGGACGGCAACACCGGCATGACTTTGACTTTGGAGCCCGTGGAAAAGGCTGACGCCACCAATTATACTTGCACAATCGCGATTAATCCCCCCAAAGCGATTCAATTCGACGTTCAAGTGGTCGACCCCAGTGAGTTGACCAATGAGATTACCGAGGCCGAACCCGAAACCGACCCATCGGAGAGCAAATTTGAGGATCACAGTGAGACAGTCACGGATAAAGGTGGAGCCGCTATTGTGACGAGCTGTGCCCTCACACTGGCCATTGGACTTATCATGGCACTAATGGGAAGATATTAG
- the LOC131883639 gene encoding LOW QUALITY PROTEIN: uncharacterized protein LOC131883639 (The sequence of the model RefSeq protein was modified relative to this genomic sequence to represent the inferred CDS: substituted 1 base at 1 genomic stop codon): MFDADPAKAAPDCGATPVRRTLSCFLCGGAHIYPGPRFENHLMNEHGAVFDLDFIVKISLFKQEHGNLPSFDVQASINGHSSANKCKVSTNEMEVQTDSDLAGDLPCSKCKEHSTLSQVNGLKPTSTNISNHKAREEPNFHSLRISNVSSLDESNPMDEHDFHNEDDDLNEDEEEPDDDLSTHGFMGVDPKDFLGNQLIHEDESQLDGLSPLQDDESLVTCWQCPECAKLYQRHSSFKQHACAAHDMTQDDIMSVVAIQLPEEDFKQKQAELQDRPSTSTSTSKASSSAFLINGGIRLASQKGQPIKTFPLDKSKRKPIGKEWAPNSFSSTFTCFFCNEQFRKDYKLKLHLMLNHKSESPKDMAKAKEELTKSKLDGCVHKCALCGSKYNSVANFTRHIKDVHNMSRAMYREDYGSSEVVSRMFKCELCEKEVKHTRNIIGAHMKMVHLISWREYQEILVKIRQGESVGDLPAPELFDCVICGVSVKYKREHLNKKHQITEDVYDELILKKSRGEDISDSLPTRELVRCLICDRECLDFKKHIERSHQITEDMYEEIITSRGLEDQRRSISQFEETLITTGKGKVNGNSKAISRSGKKVALEPPLGSLRSDSPNGVSSSVNGSHLSTDLQCYFGCDEVFKKDYQLYLHLKLKHRHETSDEIARAYEAADEEIALTKRSGSVFQCALCPKQFNDNGAFYSHIQSKHDMQWRDYKIRHGRCEVESSPFECKICSRVIKYDRNTIHTHLKNVHGINWTIYLDRLRKMRRGEQPDDLPQIEMIECRVCNVQVKYLKDHLKNAHKITEQEYESLFEGEHDLFSNSNGQTVNETQVSQPLSAQPISSNGLNLLPSQPVAIPKPPKSDIQNKTNKDCSSCNITFETRRSFIEHCTTVHSMKFKTKSGITISAPILQQNLKRKLEVQNGIEHLVSRQEENKLVSKRPKSSNLLEEDMSSNQGTQYTPNGVSKWNQCVYQCCFCGKSTQSRSSMTSHIHNSHGIPIKDYKEKNYPDIEVETRWFQCRLCTARTKFVKDCIAPHLKMSHNMEIEYYEKNFMKTEDWPSKTSPVSSLKSENKLVSVSPTSPPHLKATNSISSPSVASSSNGSNKSGGSVSSLLNSNKADKWNRXKFKCAICAWVNVDSRQMRAHIATKHHMNYEKYVRSHGTAETVTMKFRCDLCHSEMKHCRQNIYAHMKDVHKITLDEYEDRIGGYDSSYAQEVSAADSHAFDTPFFNQPEILVDNGNQPSRWNKCRFQCALCQKLSSEKRHIRDHIVKAHGMAMADYEGTYGDCEIHTEYFFCAVCHTEVKHNLKNISLHLQNVHSLSPQDYEDKYGRISDEEIVPAIVPVEVNEEQLGGFGSHFLLEENGSSADETSQQTKAKRSRPSAKIPGGLPCDYCGKVFSNRSNCNRHMILSCEARKVNPDGSALITTDKNGEQMEYNDGEDEEEQDDLDQEKSLPENGNEVGEKCPYPDCVETYARSALLKRHLFEAHNIQNISVQLPDLENEKRHFDRIKSEPKDLDEDRKVPPLRVKLSSGIASPTPGSSDEKTLTPSSTSRSTLKEAQSCQHCSYKNSNLYILGRHQKACLKRQRSSSDLENNDEEKTEADPIQPVLAKSEASEHLKEKDEENMSTANPKEIAILRHQQKSSECEEQDHEEMNVDLNTNTNLLTLEPSKGTPKSLVCSEEVPTVGDQLSATEGSTQDSEGETSSQTSQTTASTTADENGSQEKSYSTSEESETSSNKSDTEGNSSISFSTESPTLVVEACSNPVIETNTKDDEEISLTVKGVPPSEEANPEIQSTT, translated from the exons ATGTTTGATGCTGACCCGGCAAAAGCCGCTCCCGATTGCGGAGCAACTCCTGTTAGGAGGACCTTATCATGTTTCCTCTGTGGTGGGGCCCACATTTATCCTGGCCCACGATTCGAAAACCATTTGATGAACGAGCACGGAGCTGTGTTTGACTTGGATTTTATTGTCAAGATATCCTTATTCAAGCAAGAACATGGAAATCTCCCATCTTTTGACGTGCAAGCTTCGATCAATGGCCATTCGTCTGCCAACAAGTGCAAAG tGTCTACAAATGAAATGGAAGTCCAAACAGACTCTGATTTGGCTGGTGACCTTCCTTgctcaaaatgcaaagaaCATTCCACATTAAGTCAGGTGAACGGTCTGAAACCCACGAGCACTAATATTTCGAACCATAAAGCACGTGAAGAGCCCAATTTCCATAGCTTGAGAATATCAAATGTATCTAGCTTAGACGAGAGTAATCCCATGGATGAACATGACTTTCATAACGAAGACGACGATctaaatgaagatgaagaagagccGGATGATGACTTGAGCACACATGGATTTATGGGAGTTGACCCCAAAGACTTCCTCGGGAATCAGCTAATCCACGAAGACGAAAGCCAACTTGATGGGTTGTCTCCGTTACAAGACGACGAGAGCCTTGTGACTTGTTGGCAATGTCCGGAGTGTGCCAAGCTATATCAACGTCACTCGTCTTTTAAGCAACACGCATGTGCGGCACATGACATGACCCAAGATGATATCATGAGCGTAGTAGCTATTCAATTGCCGGAAGAGGATTTCAAGCAAAAGCAAGCCGAATTGCAAGACAGACCTTCAACCAGCACCAGTACCTCGAAAGCGTCGTCATCTGCTTTCCTTATAAATGGAGGAATAAGGTTAGCCTCCCAAAAAGGGCAACCAATCAAGACTTTTCCCCTGGACAAAAGTAAAAGGAAACCTATCGGCAAAGAGTGGGCTCCGAACTCCTTTTCATCCACCTTCACTTGTTTTTTCTGCAATGAGCAATTCAGAAAAGACTACAAGCTTAAGCTACATCTCATGCTTAATCACAAAAGTGAGAGCCCCAAGGATATGGCTAAAGCCAAAGAAGAACTGACGAAAAGTAAGCTCGACGGGTGCGTACACAAATGTGCGCTTTGTGGATCAAAATATAATTCTGTGGCTAATTTCACTCGACACATCAAGGATGTGCACAACATGTCGCGGGCCATGTATCGTGAAGATTATGGCAGTTCCGAAGTGGTTTCGCGAATGTTTAAATGTGAGTTATGTGAAAAAGAAGTCAAGCACACACGTAATATCATCGGGGCCCACATGAAAATGGTTCATCTCATATCTTGGAGAGAATATCAAGAGATCCTAGTGAAGATTCGCCAAGGTGAGAGTGTTGGTGATCTGCCGGCACCTGAACTCTTTGATTGTGTCATATGCGGCGTGAGTGTTAAGTATAAGCGGGAACACTTGAACAAGAAGCATCAAATCACCGAAGATGTTTATGACGAgctcattttgaagaaaagtcgGGGCGAAGACATCTCGGATTCCCTACCAACTCGCGAGTTGGTTCGGTGCCTTATATGTGATCGCGAAtgcttggatttcaaaaagcacATTGAACGCTCTCATCAGATAACAGAGGATATGTATGAAGAGATTATTACCTCCCGCGGCCTCGAAGATCAAAGACGAAGTATTTCGCAGTTCGAAGAAACCCTCATTACCACCGGGAAAGGCAAAGTCAACGGAAATTCCAAAGCCATTAGCAGATCTGGAAAGAAGGTTGCATTAGAACCTCCTCTCGGTTCCCTGCGATCCGATTCGCCCAATGGAGTTTCGTCATCTGTCAATGGAAGTCACCTGTCTACGGATTTGCAATGCTACTTTGGGTGTGACGAAGTTTTTAAGAAAGATTATCAACTTTATCTTCATCTCAAATTGAAGCATCGTCACGAAACCTCGGATGAGATTGCCCGTGCTTATGAGGCGGCGGACGAGGAGATTGCTCTCACCAAAAGATCCGGATCTGTTTTTCAATGTGCTTTGTGCCCTAAGCAGTTTAATGATAACGGGGCATTTTATAGCCACATTCAAAGTAAACATGATATGCAATGGAGAGACTACAAGATTCGTCATGGCCGTTGTGAAGTCGAATCCTCGCCGTTTGAATGCAAGATTTGTTCACGAGTCATCAAGTATGATCGCAACACCATTCATACTCATTTGAAGAATGTCCACGGCATCAACTGGACCATTTATCTGGATCGACTGAGAAAGATGCGTCGAGGAGAGCAACCCGATGATCTTCCTCAAATCGAAATGATCGAATGCCGGGTGTGTAATGTTCAGGTCAAGTATCTAAAGGATCATCTAAAGAATGCCCACAAAATCACCGAACAAGAATACGAGAGTCTGTTTGAAGGCGAACACGATCTTTTTAGTAACAGCAACGGGCAAACAGTCAATGAGACCCAAGTCAGCCAGCCATTATCCGCTCAACCCATCTCTTCGAATGGCCTGAATTTGCTCCCAAGTCAACCCGTCGCCATTCCAAAGCCTCCAAAGTCGGATATCCAAAATAAAACCAATAAGGATTGCTCAAGTTGTAACATCACGTTTGAAACGAGAAGAAGTTTCATCGAACATTGCACAACGGTGCACAGTATGAAGTTTAAGACCAAATCAGGAATCACCATCTCGGCTCCAATCCTTCAACAGAATCTCAAGCGAAAGCTGGAAGTTCAAAATGGGATTGAGCATTTGGTATCTCGACaagaggaaaacaaattgGTGTCCAAGAGGCCCAAGTCGTCTAACCTCCTGGAGGAAGACATGTCTTCAAATCAGGGCACGCAATATACCCCAAATGGAGTTTCCAAGTGGAATCAATGTGTCTACCAATGTTGCTTTTGCGGAAAGAGCACACAATCCCGATCGTCCATGACCTCCCATATTCATAACTCTCACGGAATCCCGATCAAAGATTATAAGGAGAAAAACTATCCTGACATCGAGGTGGAGACTCGGTGGTTTCAATGCCGCCTTTGCACAGCCAGAACTAAATTCGTCAAGGATTGCATTGCTCCTCATCTGAAGATGTCACACAACATGGAGATTGAGTACTATGAGAAGAACTTCATGAAGACTGAAGATTGGCCCTCCAAGACCTCTCCTGTGTCTTCGCTAAAGTCCGAAAATAAGCTAGTTTCCGTTAGTCCAACATCACCGCCTCACCTCAAAGCTACCAATTCTATTTCATCCCCTTCTGTTGCCTCATCGTCAAATGGTAGTAACAAATCAGGAGGTTCGGTCAGTTCATTGCTGAACTCCAATAAAGCAGATAAATGGAACcgatgaaaattcaaatgcgCCATCTGCGCCTGGGTCAATGTGGACTCGAGGCAAATGCGGGCCCACATTGCCACGAAGCATCACATGAACTATGAAAAATACGTTCGATCCCATGGGACGGCGGAAACTGTAACCATGAAGTTCCGTTGTGATCTTTGCCATTCTGAAATGAAGCATTGCCGACAAAATATTTACGCTCATATGAAAGATGTCCATAAGATTACTTTGGATGAATACGAGGACCGCATTGGAGGCTACGACTCGTCATATGCTCAAGAAGTGTCTGCTGCCGATTCTCATGCCTTTGATACCCCGTTTTTTAATCAGCCTGAGATTTTGGTGGATAATGGGAATCAACCTAGTCGTTGGAACAAATGTCGGTTCCAATGTGCCTTGTGCCAAAAGTTATCAAGCGAGAAGCGCCATATCCGAGATCACATTGTGAAGGCTCACGGAATGGCCATGGCCGACTATGAAGGCACCTACGGTGATTGCGAAATTCACACGGAGTATTTCTTTTGTGCCGTTTGCCACACGGAAGTGAAGCACAATCTCAAAAATATCTCTCTTCACCTTCAAAATGTCCACAGCCTTAGCCCTCAGGATTATGAGGACAAATATGGCCGAATATCGGACGAGGAGATCGTTCCAGCTATAGTGCCCGTCGAGGTCAATGAAGAGCAATTGGGTGGCTTCGGatcacattttcttttggaagaaaatggatCGAGTGCGGATGAAACGAGTCAACAGACCAAAGCCAAACGTAGTCGACCTAGTGCCAAAATACCTGGCGGACTACCATGTGATTATTGCGGCAAAGTGTTTTCGAATCGTTCGAATTGCAATCGACACATGATTTTATCTTGTGAGGCTCGCAAAGTCAATCCTGATGGATCAGCCTTGATTACAACGGACAAGAATGGCGAACAAATGGAATATAACGACGGCGAAGATGAAGAGGAGCAAGATGATTTGGATCAAGAAAAATCTTTGCCGGAAAACGGCAATGAAGTAGGTGAAAAATGTCCTTACCCGGACTGTGTTGAGACATATGCCCGTTCTGCTTTGCTTAAACGTCATCTCTTCGAGGCTCATAACATTCAGAACATTTCTGTACAACTCCCAGATCTCGAAAACGAAAAGCGTCATTTCGACCGCATCAAATCAGAACCCAAGGACTTGGATGAAGACCGAAAAGTGCCACCTTTGCGGGTGAAGTTATCAAGCGGTATTGCTTCCCCTACACCGGGATCTTCAGATGAGAAAACATTGACTCCCAGTTCAACAAGTAGATCCACCTTGAAAGAAGCCCAATCTTGCCAGCACTGTTCATACAAGAACTCCAATTTGTACATCTTGGGACGTCACCAAAAAGCTTGCCTAAAGCGGCAAAGAAGTTCATCagatttggaaaataatgaCGAGGAAAAAACTGAGGCTGACCCAATCCAGCCAGTCTTAGCGAAATCAGAAGCGAGTGAACATCTCAAGGAGAAGGATGAGGAGAACATGTCCACTGCCAATCCAAAGGAAATCGCAATTTTAAGGCACCAACAGAAAAGTTCTGAATGTGAAGAGCAAGATCACGAGGAAATGAATGTCGATTTGAATACAAATACCAATTTGCTGACCCTAGAACCCAGCAAGGGTACCCCCAAAAGCTTGGTTTGTTCCGAGGAAGTTCCCACAGTTGGGGATCAACTTTCAGCCACAGAAGGGTCAACACAAGATTCAGAGGGTGAAACATCTTCTCAAACTTCTCAAACAACCGCCTCAACTACAGCCGACGAAAATGGAAGCCAAGAAAAATCGTATTCAACCTCCGAGGAGTCCGAGACCTCATCAAACAAATCGGACACTGAAGGCAATTCTTCAATCAGTTTCTCCACTGAAAGCCCCACTTTAGTCGTTGAGGCCTGTTCAAACCCTGTTATTGAAACGAACACGAAAGATGATGAGGAGATATCGCTCACAGTTAAAGGGGTGCCCCCGTCAGAGGAAGCGAATCCCGAAATACAGTCAACTACCTGA
- the LOC131883644 gene encoding 3'-5' ssDNA/RNA exonuclease TatD-like, translating into MASSTTHHTSSGLMKQLDNYLIVDVGANLTNKKFSRDLDSVVQRAKESGVSKIMVTGTSLTASKDALRLSRLYPGVLYGTAGIHPHDAKSWDEESMPTLRELLQNRECVAVGECGLDFNRNFSPPETQLEVFEKQIQLACEIRKPLFLHERDAHKEMVNLLTQYKDNLPTCVIHCFTGTKEQARTYIEMGCYIGLTGYLWKDKSEDGVRRILEDEILPLDRLLVETDSPFMYPNTRASKLPQHVKDSLTEKSQTFLQRYCTFQRNEPCSLPVTVEMIAAYLKKSPEEIALATTFNALKVFGLSA; encoded by the exons ATGGCCAGTTCTACTACTCATCACACCTCTTCGGGACTCATGAAGCAATTGGACAATTATCTGATTGTGGATGTAGGAGCCAATCTCACCAACAAAAAATTCTCCCGAGATCTCGATTCCGTGGTCCAGCGAGCTAAAGAGTCCG GTGTGTCCAAGATCATGGTTACCGGGACATCTTTGACCGCTTCCAAGGATGCCCTCCGACTATCGCGTCTCTATCCCGGAGTTTTATACGGCACTGCCGGGATCCATCCGCACGATGCCAAATCCTGGGATGAGGAATCCATGCCAACTTTACGAGAACTCCTGCAGAATCGTGAATGCGTGGCTGTTGGCGAGTGCGGTCTCGATTTCAACCGCAACTTTTCTCCCCCTGAAACTCAGTTGGAAGTGTTTGAGAAACAG ATCCAACTGGCTTGTGAGATTCGCAAGCCCCTGTTCCTTCACGAACGGGATGCGCACAAAGAGATGGTCAACCTACTCACCCAGTACAAAGATAATTTGCCGACGTGCGTGATCCACTGTTTCACTGGAACCAAAGAGCAAGCCCGCACCTACATCGAGATGGGATGCTATATTGGTTTAACAGGTTACTTGTGGAAGGACAAGTCTGAAGATGGAGTCAGAAGAATTTTGGAGGACGAAATCCTTCCCTTGGATAGACTGCTTGTAGAGAC CGATTCTCCATTCATGTATCCGAATACCAGAGCCTCAAAACTACCTCAACACGTCAAAGACTCTTTGACGGAAAA GTCCCAGACGTTCTTGCAAAGGTATTGCACCTTTCAACGAAATGAGCCGTGTTCTCTTCCCGTGACCGTGGAAATGATCGCGGCATATCTTAAGAAATCTCCTGAAGAGATTGCTCTTGCCACCACTTTCAACGCTCTGAAGGTTTTTGGCTTGTCTGCCTAG
- the LOC131883643 gene encoding uncharacterized protein B0272.4-like — MWMILGVSRIPGLPHVVRTRCPWTGLGSRSMTAPPASPPPSTGPADILLVSSPRNGVTTMTMNNPKKLNGWTLPMMQAMQSGFQRLAQDPDTQVVILTGSDPYYCAGVNLSDTIRPMHPKTLHQQIYANNKRVFDTFLDFPKPIIIAANGPAIGASVTTASLSDAIVASEKATFSTPFARLSVPPEGCSSIHFARIMGPASAQRLLGPEGWVPTAAEAHQIGLVSEVVPHGELMARAQALAEAWVQSGKKRWLVEQNAVEEYKAVNDKESRDLADAFLGSDFLLNQYHFLKSKNKTNLALVFYFLYSTRNLWIKLV; from the coding sequence ATGTGGATGATCCTCGGGGTCAGCCGGATCCCCGGGCTGCCGCACGTTGTCCGAACCCGATGCCCATGGACCGGCCTGGGCTCGCGCTCTATGACCGCCCCTCCGGCCTCACCTCCGCCGAGCACGGGCCCCGCCGACATCCTCTTGGTGTCCTCGCCTCGCAACGGCGTCACCACCATGACCATGAACAATCCCAAGAAGCTGAACGGGTGGACCCTGCCCATGATGCAGGCCATGCAGAGCGGGTTCCAGCGATTAGCCCAGGATCCGGACACCCAGGTGGTCATCTTAACCGGCAGCGACCCGTACTATTGCGCCGGGGTTAACCTGAGCGACACCATTCGCCCCATGCACCCGAAAACGCTTCACCAACAGATCTATGCCAATAACAAGCGCGTTTTCGATACCTTTTTGGACTTCCCCAAACCGATCATCATTGCGGCCAATGGTCCGGCCATTGGGGCGTCCGTCACCACGGCCTCGCTGTCCGACGCCATCGTGGCTTCCGAAAAGGCCACCTTCTCCACACCCTTTGCCCGCTTGTCCGTGCCGCCCGAAGGCTGTTCCTCCATTCATTTTGCCCGAATCATGGGCCCGGCTAGTGCTCAGCGCCTGTTAGGTCCCGAGGGCTGGGTGCCCACGGCCGCCGAGGCCCATCAAATTGGACTGGTGTCCGAGGTGGTGCCCCATGGGGAATTAATGGCCCGGGCGCAGGCCTTGGCCGAAGCGTGGGTCCAAAGTGGGAAAAAACGATGGCTGGTGGAACAGAATGCGGTGGAGGAGTACAAGGCTGTGAATGATAAGGAATCCCGCGATTTGGCCGATGCCTTCCTGGGCTCGGACTTCTTGCTCAATCAGTACCACTTTTTGAAGTCCAAGAACAAGACCAATCTAGCCTTGGTATTCTATTTCCTCTATTCGACCCGAAATCTCTGGATTAAATTGGTCTGA
- the LOC131883647 gene encoding uncharacterized protein LOC131883647 has translation MAGSLLFFKRRAPLVLLILTLGGLIKNSQSFSCYIKAPGGTDNPQTCPTFSKGCTKLETFTANGVVREEKLCGAQELPGYEYKEGCDEISVPFRQRECYCRENLCNGGVSPHLDQWGVAKMLLISGIAFLFKFTFSA, from the exons ATGGCTGGATCATTACTGTTCTTCAAACGTCGAGCGCCCCTCGTGCTTCTCATTCTGACTCTGGGAGGCCTCATCAAAAATTCCCAAA GCTTTTCATGCTACATCAAGGCTCCAGGAGGAACGGACAACCCTCAGACATGTCCTACGTTTTCTAAAGGATGCACCAAATTGGAAACCT TTACTGCCAATGGAGTGGTTCGCGAGGAGAAATTATGCGGAGCTCAGGAATTGCCTGGCTACGAATACAAGGAAGGGTGTGACGAGATTTCCGTGCCGTTTCGACAACGCGAATGCTATTGTCGGGAAAATCTCTGCAATGGTGGAGTCAGTCCTCATCTGGATCAATGGGGGGTGGCCAAGATGCTCCTGATCTCTGGGATCGCATTCCTTTTCAAGTTCACATTCAGCGCCTAG